A window of Ictidomys tridecemlineatus isolate mIctTri1 chromosome 1, mIctTri1.hap1, whole genome shotgun sequence contains these coding sequences:
- the Ltc4s gene encoding leukotriene C4 synthase isoform X2, with amino-acid sequence MKDEVALLASVTLLGVLLQAYFSLQVIWARRAFRVSPPLTTGPPEFERVYRAQVNCSEYFPLFLAMLWVAGIFFHEGAAALCGLVYLFARLRYFQGYARSAQLSCGFQTVPEAAAYDDLRGRTAGWQS; translated from the exons ATGAAAGACGAGGTGGCTCTTCTGGCCAGTGTTACCCTCTTGGGAGTCCTGCTGCAAG CCTACTTCTCTCTGCAGGTGATCTGGGCGCGCAGGGCTTTCCGCGTGTCCCCGCCGCTTACCACCGGTCCGCCTGAGTTCGAGCGCGTCTACCGAGCCCA GGTTAACTGCAGCGAGTACTTCCCGCTGTTCCTCGCAATGCTCTGGGTCGCTGGCATCTTTTTCCACGAAG GCGCGGCAGCTCTGTGTGGTTTGGTCTACCTGTTCGCGCGCCTCCGCTACTTCCAGGGCTACGCGCGCTCGGCGCAACTAAG CTGCGGTTTTCAGACGGTTCCAGAAGCTGCTGCCTATGATGACTTGAGAGGAAGGACAGCGGGTTGGCAAAGTTGA
- the Ltc4s gene encoding leukotriene C4 synthase isoform X1 — protein MKDEVALLASVTLLGVLLQAYFSLQVIWARRAFRVSPPLTTGPPEFERVYRAQVNCSEYFPLFLAMLWVAGIFFHEGAAALCGLVYLFARLRYFQGYARSAQLRLAPLYASAHALWLLVALAALGLLFHFLPATLQAAVFRRFQKLLPMMT, from the exons ATGAAAGACGAGGTGGCTCTTCTGGCCAGTGTTACCCTCTTGGGAGTCCTGCTGCAAG CCTACTTCTCTCTGCAGGTGATCTGGGCGCGCAGGGCTTTCCGCGTGTCCCCGCCGCTTACCACCGGTCCGCCTGAGTTCGAGCGCGTCTACCGAGCCCA GGTTAACTGCAGCGAGTACTTCCCGCTGTTCCTCGCAATGCTCTGGGTCGCTGGCATCTTTTTCCACGAAG GCGCGGCAGCTCTGTGTGGTTTGGTCTACCTGTTCGCGCGCCTCCGCTACTTCCAGGGCTACGCGCGCTCGGCGCAACTAAG GTTGGCCCCCCTGTACGCGAGCGCGCACGCGCTCTGGCTGCTTGTGGCGCTGGCTGCCCTCGGACTACTCTTCCACTTCCTCCCGGCCACCCTGCAAGCTGCGGTTTTCAGACGGTTCCAGAAGCTGCTGCCTATGATGACTTGA
- the Mgat4b gene encoding alpha-1,3-mannosyl-glycoprotein 4-beta-N-acetylglucosaminyltransferase B, producing the protein MRLRNGTFLTLLLFCLCAFLSLSWYAALSGQKGDVVDVYQREFLALRDRLHAAEQESLKRSKELNLVLDEIKRAVSERQALRDGEGNRTWGRLTEDPRLKPWNVSHRHVLHLPTVFHHLPHLLAKESSLQPAVRVGQGRTGVSVVMGIPSVRREVHSYLTDTLHSLISELSPQEKEDSVIVVLIAETDSQYTSAVTENIKALFPTEIHSGLLEVISPSPHFYPDFSRLRESFGDPKERVRWRTKQNLDYCFLMMYAQSKGIYYVQLEDDIVAKPNYLSTMKNFALQQPSEDWMILEFSQLGFIGKMFKSLDLSLIVEFILMFYRDKPIDWLLDHILWVKVCNPEKDAKHCDRQKANLRIRFKPSLFQHVGTHSSLAGKIQKLKDKDFGKQALRKEHVNPPAEVSTSLKTYQHFTLEKAYLREDFFWAFTPAAGDFIRFRFFQPLRLERFFFRSGNIEHPEDKLFNTSVEVLPFDNPQSEKEALQEGRSATLRYPRSPDGYLQIGSFYKGVAEGEVDPAFGPLEALRLSIQTDSPVWVILSEIFLKKAD; encoded by the exons ATGAGGCTCCGCAATGGCACCTTCCTGACGCTGCTGCTCTTCTGTCTGTGCGCCTTCCTCTCGCTTTCCTGGTACGCGGCGCTCAGCGGCCAGAAAG GCGATGTAGTGGACGTTTACCAGCGGGAGTTCCTGGCGCTGCGCGACCGATTGCACGCGGCTGAGCAGGAGAGTCTTAAGCGCTCCAAGGAGCTCAACCTGGTGCTGGATGAGATCAAGAGAGCCGTGTCAGAGAGACAGGCACTGCGAGACGGAGAAGGCAATCGCACCTGGGGCCGCCTAACAG AGGACCCCCGACTGAAGCCGTGGAACGTCTCGCACAGGCACGTGCTGCACCTGCCCACAGTCTTCCACCACTTGCCACACCTACTGGCCAAGGAGAGCAGTCTGCAACCAGCAGTGCGCGTGGGCCAGGGCCGCACAGGAG TGTCGGTGGTGATGGGTATCCCGAGCGTGCGGCGCGAGGTGCACTCGTACCTGACAGACACGCTACACTCTCTCATTTCTGAGCTGAGTCCGCAGGAGAAGGAAGACTCTGTCATCGTGGTGCTGATCGCCGAG ACTGACTCTCAGTATACATCGGCAGTGACAGAGAACATCAAGGCCTT GTTCCCCACGGAGATCCATTCCGGGCTCCTGGAGGTcatttccccttcccctcactTCTACCCTGACTTCTCCCGCCTCCGAGAGTCCTTTGGGGACCCCAAGGAGAGAGTCAG GTGGAGGACCAAACAGAACCTCGATTATTGTTTCCTCATGATGTATGCGCAGTCCAAAGGCATCTACTATGTGCAG CTGGAGGATGACATCGTAGCCAAGCCCAACTACCTGAGCACCATGAAGAACTTCGCACTGCAGCAACCCTCAGAGGACTGGATGATCCTGGAGTTCTCCCAGCTGGGCTTCATTG GAAAGATGTTCAAGTCGTTGGACCTGAGCCTGATTGTGGAGTTCATCCTCATGTTCTACCGGGACAAGCCCATTGACTGGCTTCTGGACCATATTCTCTGGGTGAAGGTCTGCAACCCTGAAAAGGATGCG AAGCATTGTGACCGGCAGAAGGCCAACCTTCGGATCCGCTTTAAGCCGTCCCTCTTCCAGCATGTGGGCACTCACTCATCACTGGCTGGCAAAATCCAGAAACTGAAG GACAAGGATTTTGGAAAGCAGGCCCTGAGGAAGGAGCATGTGAACCCACCCGCTGAGGTGAGCACAAGCCTGAAGACATACCAGCATTTCACCCTGGAGAAGGCCTACCTACGTGAGGATTTCTTCTGGGCATTCACACCTGCTGCAGGGGACTTCATTCGCTTCCGCTTCTTCCAACCATTACGCCTTGAGCG GTTCTTCTTCCGCAGCGGGAACATTGAGCACCCAGAAGACAAGCTCTTCAATACTTCTGTGGAGGTGCTGCCCTTTGAT AATCCCCAGTCAGAGAAGGAGGCCCTGCAGGAGGGCCGCTCAGCCACTCTTCGTTATCCTCGGAGCCCTGATGGCTACCTTCAGATAG GTTCCTTCTACAAGGGTGTGGCAGAAGGTGAGGTAGACCCTGCCTTTGGACCCCTGGAAGCACTGCGTCTGTCCATTCAGACTGATTCCCCAGTGTGGGTCATTCTGAGTGAG ATCTTCCTGAAAAAAGCCGACTGA